From a single Alloactinosynnema sp. L-07 genomic region:
- a CDS encoding PH domain-containing protein: MSSAHAQTRQTGPVENTEWRLRPPANLVSRRAILHWTLRAAVGWVIVVGAQAIHLLVNTDSPTWVRIAALVSLVVAVAHVAVMPRWRYAVHRWETNPDAVYTRSGWINQEWRLAPVSRIQTVDTARGPLQQVLDLATVTVTTASAAGPVKIENLDASVAARLADELTSTTKATPGDAT, from the coding sequence ATGAGTTCGGCGCACGCCCAAACCAGGCAGACTGGACCCGTGGAGAACACCGAGTGGCGGCTTCGGCCCCCAGCCAACCTGGTCAGCAGGCGAGCCATCCTGCACTGGACGCTGCGTGCGGCGGTCGGATGGGTCATCGTGGTCGGAGCGCAGGCCATCCACCTGCTGGTGAACACCGATTCGCCGACCTGGGTGCGGATCGCGGCGCTGGTCAGCCTCGTGGTCGCCGTCGCGCACGTCGCGGTGATGCCGCGGTGGCGGTACGCGGTGCACCGCTGGGAGACCAATCCCGACGCCGTCTACACCCGCAGCGGCTGGATCAACCAGGAGTGGCGGCTGGCGCCGGTGTCGCGGATCCAGACCGTCGACACCGCGCGGGGACCATTACAGCAGGTCCTCGACCTCGCCACCGTCACCGTGACCACGGCGTCGGCGGCGGGGCCGGTCAAGATCGAGAATCTGGACGCCTCCGTGGCCGCCCGCCTCGCCGACGAGCTCACCAGCACCACGAAGGCCACCCCGGGGGACGCGACATGA
- a CDS encoding PH domain-containing protein, with protein sequence MTTQAQEFPAAPPVVEPSHEWGRLDPRMVIVRPLNEMLGLLIPVFAFVFLGNGEPWRLGLSGAAVGSLFLYGLFAWLTTKYRISDTQVELHKGLLHRQRLAIPRDRIRTVDLTSKLGHRLFGLTAVRVGTGQQERSPGEGVVLDAVTAAEADRLRQVFLHRRASTDTTEPADLPADEGTPISTLDRRWYRYAPLSMSGLVTIGIAVGFGMNIANELDLEFSQVGVIRSVFTWVTESSPPVVAPAVVGVVLVVSVALSFVTYLLQNHGFHLNRHADGTVRVRRGLLTTRSVSVEEQRLRGVTLHEPLLLRAGRGGRLTAVTTGLGRTSGSGLLLPPAPRSEADRVSAEVLRTTTAATAVALTRHPARARTRRLVRALAPNLVLVGALLLLALLAHWPNWPWITAAGLLPVSVLIGLDRYRNLGHALTDRYLVSRSGSLDRETVALQRTGIIGWKFTQTVFQRRADLLTVTAITAAGKGGYPVVDIGESAGLTLADTAIPDLLRPFLSRSDPPPQPAVPAGGR encoded by the coding sequence ATGACGACCCAGGCGCAGGAGTTCCCCGCGGCACCACCGGTCGTCGAGCCGAGTCACGAGTGGGGCAGGCTCGACCCGCGGATGGTCATCGTCCGACCGCTCAACGAGATGCTCGGCCTGCTGATCCCCGTGTTCGCCTTCGTGTTCCTCGGCAACGGCGAGCCGTGGCGCCTGGGGTTGAGCGGGGCTGCAGTCGGCTCGTTGTTCCTCTATGGACTGTTCGCGTGGCTCACCACGAAGTACCGGATCTCCGACACCCAGGTCGAACTCCACAAAGGACTCTTACACCGTCAGCGCCTGGCCATCCCGCGCGATCGCATCCGCACGGTCGACCTGACGTCCAAGCTCGGCCACCGTCTGTTCGGCCTGACGGCCGTGCGGGTCGGCACCGGCCAGCAGGAACGCTCCCCCGGCGAGGGGGTCGTCCTCGACGCGGTCACCGCCGCCGAGGCCGACCGGTTGCGCCAGGTCTTCCTACACCGCCGCGCGAGCACCGACACCACCGAGCCCGCCGACTTGCCCGCCGACGAGGGCACCCCCATCTCCACCCTCGACCGCCGCTGGTACCGCTACGCCCCGCTGAGCATGTCGGGCCTGGTCACGATCGGTATCGCGGTCGGCTTCGGGATGAACATCGCCAACGAGCTCGACCTGGAGTTCTCCCAGGTCGGCGTGATCCGCTCGGTCTTCACGTGGGTCACCGAATCGAGCCCGCCGGTGGTGGCGCCCGCCGTGGTGGGGGTCGTGCTGGTGGTCTCGGTGGCGCTGTCCTTCGTGACTTACCTGCTGCAGAACCACGGCTTCCACCTCAACCGCCACGCCGACGGCACCGTCCGGGTCCGGCGCGGCCTGCTCACCACCCGCTCGGTCTCGGTCGAGGAACAACGCTTACGCGGCGTCACCCTGCACGAACCCCTCTTACTGCGGGCCGGACGCGGCGGGCGGCTGACCGCCGTCACCACGGGGTTGGGCAGGACCAGCGGCAGCGGCCTGCTCCTGCCGCCCGCTCCCCGCTCCGAGGCCGACCGGGTAAGCGCCGAAGTCCTGCGCACGACGACGGCCGCCACCGCCGTCGCACTCACCCGGCACCCGGCCCGCGCGAGAACACGTCGCCTGGTGCGGGCCTTGGCACCCAACCTCGTATTAGTCGGCGCGCTCCTGCTGCTGGCTTTGTTGGCGCACTGGCCGAACTGGCCGTGGATCACCGCGGCGGGTCTGCTCCCCGTGTCCGTCCTCATCGGACTCGACCGCTACCGCAACCTCGGCCACGCCCTCACCGACCGCTACCTGGTCAGCCGGTCCGGGTCATTGGACCGCGAGACGGTCGCCTTGCAGCGCACCGGCATCATCGGCTGGAAGTTCACCCAGACGGTCTTCCAACGCCGCGCGGACCTGCTGACGGTCACCGCGATCACGGCGGCGGGCAAAGGCGGCTACCCCGTCGTCGACATCGGCGAGAGCGCCGGACTGACCTTGGCCGACACAGCGATCCCCGACCTCTTACGCCCGTTCCTGTCGAGGTCCGACCCACCTCCGCAGCCAGCTGTCCCAGCAGGAGGTAGATGA
- a CDS encoding proprotein convertase P-domain-containing protein produces the protein MGHVRVGRRLAGLGTVGAAALLTLVGLATPAYAEGQVHTVAEAVPDSYVVVLDDSASPRSASARAAADLAGKYGGTVTASWRHALNGFAATMSGTQARRLAADPKVAFVQQNQVLRVNDVQPNPPSWGLDRIDQRDLPLDQSYTYDTTAGNVRAYILDTGIRVTHSTFGGRATWGTNTVDSNNTDCHGHGTHVAGTVGGSQYGVAKGVALVAVKVLNCQGSGTTAGVVNGVDWVTQNAVKPAVANMSLGGGADAALDTAVRNSIASGVTYALASGNSNANACNSSPARVAEGLTVNASDINDARASFSNFGTCTDIFAPGVGITSAWITNDTATNTISGTSMAAPHVAGAAALWLATHPNDLPPAVATALINNSTPNKITNPGTGSPNRLLYTAPGGGTPGSPSVTNPGAQSGVVGTAASLQLAASGGTPPYSWAATGLPAGLSINASTGLISGTPTTAGTSSVTATVTDSASRTGTTTFSWTITSAPVPGCSGTNGTDVTIPDLSTVESSIAIAGCTGNASATSTVEVHIVHTYIGDLVVTLVAPDGSTYVVHNRAGGSADNINQTYTVNLSGEAANGTWKLRVQDAAAADTGRIDSWTLSLGGGGTPACGGTNGTDVTIPDLSTVESSIAVSGCAGNASAASKVEVHIVHTYIGDLVVSLIAPDGSAYVLHNRAGGSADNINQTYTVNLSGEAKNGTWKLRVQDAAAVDTGRIDSWTLTL, from the coding sequence ATGGGACACGTTCGCGTTGGTCGCCGATTAGCCGGTCTTGGAACCGTCGGGGCAGCGGCCCTGTTGACGCTCGTCGGGCTGGCGACGCCCGCTTACGCCGAAGGCCAGGTCCACACGGTCGCCGAGGCGGTGCCGGACAGCTACGTGGTGGTGCTCGACGACAGCGCGTCGCCGCGGTCGGCGTCGGCGCGGGCGGCCGCCGACTTGGCGGGCAAGTACGGCGGCACGGTAACCGCGTCCTGGCGGCACGCGCTCAACGGGTTCGCGGCGACCATGTCGGGGACGCAGGCGCGCAGGCTGGCCGCCGACCCGAAGGTGGCCTTCGTCCAGCAGAACCAGGTCCTGCGGGTCAACGACGTCCAGCCCAATCCGCCGTCGTGGGGACTGGACCGGATCGACCAGCGGGATCTGCCGCTGGACCAGAGCTACACCTATGACACGACGGCGGGCAACGTGCGCGCCTACATCCTCGACACCGGTATCCGCGTCACGCACTCCACGTTCGGCGGTCGCGCGACCTGGGGTACGAACACGGTGGACAGCAACAACACCGACTGCCACGGCCACGGCACGCACGTGGCGGGCACGGTCGGCGGCAGCCAGTACGGCGTCGCCAAGGGTGTGGCGCTGGTCGCGGTGAAGGTGTTGAACTGTCAGGGGTCCGGCACGACCGCCGGTGTGGTGAACGGCGTCGACTGGGTCACCCAGAACGCGGTGAAGCCAGCCGTGGCGAACATGAGCCTCGGTGGTGGTGCCGACGCGGCGCTGGACACCGCGGTGCGCAACTCGATCGCCTCCGGTGTCACCTACGCGCTGGCCTCGGGCAACTCGAACGCCAACGCGTGCAACTCCTCCCCGGCCCGAGTGGCCGAGGGCCTCACGGTGAACGCCTCCGACATCAATGACGCGCGGGCGTCGTTCTCGAACTTCGGCACCTGCACCGACATCTTCGCCCCCGGTGTCGGCATCACGTCGGCGTGGATCACCAACGACACCGCGACCAACACGATCAGCGGCACTTCGATGGCCGCCCCGCACGTCGCGGGCGCGGCGGCGCTGTGGCTGGCCACCCATCCCAACGACCTGCCCCCGGCCGTGGCCACCGCGCTGATCAACAACTCGACCCCGAACAAGATCACCAACCCGGGCACCGGTTCGCCGAACCGGCTGCTCTACACCGCACCCGGCGGCGGCACCCCTGGCTCGCCGTCGGTGACCAACCCGGGCGCCCAGTCCGGCGTCGTCGGCACCGCCGCGAGTCTGCAGCTGGCGGCCTCGGGCGGCACACCGCCGTACAGCTGGGCGGCGACCGGCCTGCCCGCCGGGCTGTCGATCAACGCGAGCACCGGCCTGATCTCCGGGACGCCGACCACCGCGGGCACCAGCAGCGTGACCGCCACGGTGACCGACTCGGCGAGCCGGACCGGAACCACCACGTTCAGCTGGACCATCACCTCGGCGCCGGTCCCCGGGTGCTCCGGCACCAACGGCACCGATGTGACGATCCCGGACCTGTCCACAGTGGAGAGTTCGATCGCCATCGCGGGTTGCACCGGCAACGCCTCGGCGACCTCGACGGTGGAGGTGCACATCGTGCACACCTACATCGGCGACCTCGTGGTGACCCTGGTCGCGCCGGACGGCAGCACCTATGTGGTGCACAACCGGGCGGGCGGCAGCGCCGACAACATCAACCAGACCTACACCGTCAACCTCTCCGGTGAAGCGGCCAATGGGACCTGGAAGCTGCGGGTGCAGGACGCCGCGGCGGCCGACACCGGCCGGATCGACTCGTGGACGCTGTCACTCGGCGGCGGTGGGACACCGGCGTGCGGCGGCACCAACGGCACTGACGTGACGATTCCGGACCTGTCCACGGTGGAGAGTTCCATCGCGGTCTCCGGCTGCGCCGGGAACGCGTCGGCGGCGTCGAAGGTGGAGGTGCACATCGTGCACACCTACATCGGCGACCTCGTGGTCAGCCTCATCGCCCCGGACGGCAGCGCTTACGTGCTGCACAACCGGGCGGGCGGCAGCGCCGACAACATCAACCAGACCTACACCGTGAATCTCAGCGGTGAGGCCAAGAACGGGACCTGGAAGCTGCGGGTGCAGGACGCCGCGGCCGTCGACACCGGACGAATCGATAGCTGGACGCTGACCTTGTAG
- a CDS encoding phosphotransferase: protein MSRTPWTDLPDAVRAAIIAECGAVRRVDHPDAGSQSDFTATLHTDAEPVFCKGIRTTTPRAAMHRHEAAINPHLPAAAPRLRWMVEVSGWLVLGFEHVQGGHADLSPGSPDVGAVARAVAGLAVPAPPIAPSLAGQWSRLAAWRRLRVHQRVPDHFVAWESRAFDLVDGDTLLHTDIHALNLLVDGNIRVVDWAWARRGASWVDRAFLVLRLIEAGHAPAEAERLAGPLPGPGATAFAVAVLGIWTHLRHTDPRPHGPALVAAARDWSEYRLGLWS, encoded by the coding sequence ATGAGCCGCACGCCCTGGACCGACCTGCCCGACGCCGTCCGGGCGGCGATCATCGCCGAATGCGGCGCGGTCCGCCGAGTCGACCACCCAGACGCGGGGAGCCAGTCGGACTTCACCGCCACCCTCCACACTGACGCGGAACCCGTGTTCTGCAAAGGCATCCGCACCACCACACCGCGGGCGGCCATGCACCGGCACGAGGCGGCGATCAATCCGCATCTGCCCGCGGCGGCACCCCGGTTGCGCTGGATGGTCGAGGTGTCGGGCTGGCTGGTCCTCGGCTTCGAGCACGTCCAGGGTGGACACGCCGACCTCTCCCCCGGCTCGCCGGACGTCGGCGCGGTGGCGAGGGCGGTCGCGGGGCTCGCCGTGCCCGCCCCGCCGATCGCGCCCTCGCTGGCCGGTCAGTGGAGCAGGCTCGCGGCTTGGCGGCGGCTGCGCGTCCACCAGCGGGTCCCCGATCACTTCGTCGCCTGGGAGTCCCGGGCGTTCGACCTTGTCGACGGCGACACCTTGCTCCACACCGACATCCATGCCCTCAACCTGCTGGTCGACGGGAACATCAGGGTGGTGGACTGGGCGTGGGCGCGACGCGGCGCGTCCTGGGTGGACCGTGCGTTTCTCGTCCTGCGGCTGATCGAGGCGGGTCATGCGCCCGCCGAGGCCGAGCGGCTCGCGGGGCCGCTGCCCGGACCCGGCGCGACCGCGTTCGCCGTCGCGGTGTTGGGCATCTGGACGCACCTGCGACACACAGACCCGCGCCCGCACGGACCAGCCCTGGTCGCGGCGGCGCGGGACTGGTCTGAGTACCGGCTAGGGCTTTGGTCCTAA